One window of the Triticum dicoccoides isolate Atlit2015 ecotype Zavitan chromosome 3B, WEW_v2.0, whole genome shotgun sequence genome contains the following:
- the LOC119282171 gene encoding putative B3 domain-containing protein Os03g0621600, with translation MSKPWKKRKELDEHCYWNHTGEQDKHFFKVMIGDFHERMVIPDRFVQHFRGQTGRTIKLASRHGYTFDVQITKNLEKLVLDSGWKAFARAHNLRTGDFLVFKYDGHSQLKVLIFGPSGCEKIQACNLKKNAAPGKDWWGNTAGIVNTCHDLPMKFPQSGRQIRPSKDTSRQGNDIINVSSSSSASDSAGGISSSEDDDFLPGCILANGTLLNLNRVQKKQLKEKIRAMNSEIPIYGCVIRKSSIYGTLHALEISRKYAEVYLPFEEQMLTLQHHGKKWEVRCRVKKSKAKRLLRGWKHFARDNNLQLGDVCLFELLRNKKKYVMNVHIIRKSLYKR, from the exons ATGAGCAAGCCATGGAAGAAACGCAAGGAGCTGGATGAACATTGCTACTGGAACCACACAGGCGAGCAAGATAAGCATTTCTTCAAGGTTATGATTGGCGACTTCCATGAGAGAATG GTCATACCAGATAGGTTTGTCCAACATTTCAGGGGGCAAACAGGACGAACTATTAAGCTAGCATCACGCCATGGTTACACTTTTGATGTTCAGATTACCAAGAATTTGGAGAAACTAGTCCTTGATTCGGGATGGAAGGCGTTTGCTCGTGCCCATAACTTGAGAACGGGGGACTTTCTTGTGTTCAAGTATGATGGCCACTCTCAACTGAAGGTTTTGATCTTTGGGCCGAGCGGTTGCGAGAAAATTCAAGCGTGCAATCTCAAGAAAAATGCTGCTCCTGGTAAAGACTGGTGGGGAAACACTGCTGGCATTGTAAACACTTGTCATGATCTTCCCATGAAATTTCCACAAAGTGGAAGACAGATTAGGCCAAGCAAGGATACCTCAAGGCAGGGGAATGATATCATCAATGTCAGCTCGTCGAGCTCTGCTTCAGATTCAGCAG GAGGTATTTCATCTTCAGAAGATGATGATTTCCTGCCAGGTTGTATCCTCGCAAATGGCACCCTCTTGAATCTAAATCGGGTGCAGAAGAAGCAACTTAAAGAAAAAATCCGAGCTATGAATTCCGAAATCCCCATTTATGGGTGTGTCATAAGGAAGAGCAGTATTTACGGAACACTGCATGCCCTT GAAATATCAAGAAAATATGCTGAAGTATACCTTCCATTTGAGGAACAAATGCTGACCCTTCAGCATCATGGCAAGAAGTGGGAGGTGCGGTGTCGTGTTAAGAAAAGCAAAGCCAAAAGGCTTTTGAGAGGGTGGAAGCATTTTGCGCGTGACAACAACTTGCAGCTGGGAGATGTCTGCCTCTTTGAGCTACTGAGGAACAAGAAGAAGTATGTGATGAATGTCCATATCATTCGCAAATCCCTTTACAAGAGGTGA
- the LOC119278427 gene encoding 60S ribosomal protein L5, mitochondrial-like has product MMFPLHFHYEDVLRQDLLLKLNHANVMEVPGLFEIRLVPKAASDFRIQFGKLAMEILCGQRFIQTQRGPYFQAGKSFRSNPFLGSEKDTGYVSDFARQNVLRGHGMYHFLVRIFTVMSMLDSPVEIRENSIKFFMETEFCEFSPELEDHFEIFEHFRGFNVTIVTSANTKDETLLLWSGFLLKDEGETK; this is encoded by the coding sequence ATGatgtttccactccattttcattacgAAGATGTATTACGTCAGGATCTGTTGCTCAAACTGAATCACGCCAATGTTATGGAAGTTCCTGGATTGTTTGAAATAAGATTAGTACCAAAAGCTGCCTCTGATTTCAGAATCCAATTTGGAAAATTGGCTATGGAGATTTTGTGCGGTCAGAGATTCATACAGACACAAAGGGGCCCCTATTTTCAAGCAGGAAAGTCGTTTCGATCCAATCCATTCTTGGGGTCCGAAAAAGACACTGGATATGTCAGTGACTTTGCACGACAAAACGTTCTCCGAGGGCATGGAATGTACCATTTTTTGGTCAGAATCTTTACAGTAATGTCTATGTTGGATTCTCCGGTCGAAATACGGGAAAACTCCATCAAATTCTTTATGGAAACGGAGTTTTGCGAATTCTCCCCGGAACTGGAAGATCATTTCGAGATCTTCGAGCATTTTCGAGGGTTCAAtgtgactattgtcacttcggccaATACAAAAGATGAGACTTTACTACTGTGGAGTGGCTTTTTGCTAAAAGATGAGGGGGAAACTAAGTAA